DNA sequence from the Myxocyprinus asiaticus isolate MX2 ecotype Aquarium Trade chromosome 3, UBuf_Myxa_2, whole genome shotgun sequence genome:
AGGCCGGGTAGGGCCATCAGGCCAAGTCATGCCGCCCAGCCTAGTCAAGCAGCCAAGTCTTATCAAGCCACCATGTCGAGTCAAGCTGTCAAATCAGGTGAAGCCGCCAAGCCAAGTCCAGCAGCCAAACCCTGCCAAGCTGCTATACCTTGGTCCATGCTGCTGGCGTCGCACTGGTCTGGTCCGCCGGCACTACCCTGGTCCGTCCTGCCAGTTCTGCCTTGGATCTTaccttatttttttctggttttttTTGGACTTATGGttcttttttttgtctgttctaTGTTAGGTAGGGCCGTCCACCTGTTTCCCCCACCCTCTCTTCCCGTTGTCTGGTCTTTCGTCTAGTTTTGTTTTGATCGTGGGATGCCTGGGAGTCGTCACTTGGGGGGGTCACTGTCATGATCTTGCCATTTCGGTCTTTTGTTGTGGTgggattgtgacagtttcctccacccATCTCAGGTCGTCCatatgcttttgttttcctctttcccCTGTGTTTCTCACTGGTGCTGATTTGCTCAGCTTTACTGGTCTAGTTGTGCTGTTCCTGTCTTTTCCAGTAATCCCCAGttggtttgttttcagttttactGTTGTCGTGTTtattcattatttcttttttttttttttttttgctcccttGTGAGCTTATGTAtttctatttttgtatttttttgtattttttttttttttaaataaaaccccTTTCATTGCCATCCTGCATCTTGGATCCTTcttcaaaatttttgacagttagttatagttgtctctgcatattaggagaaagggataggagaaagtattttttttaacataaaaaaaaaacaataaccttTACGTTGATTTGTATGGTTACCTGCATGCACTGATACATGAGAGTAAGAATGTTGCTACGGACAACCAGCTGTTCAATGTTCCCGCCGAGACCCTCTGCTAATCCACTGAGCAGATCCAAAGCCACGATCATGAAATCTTTATCAGGAGCTTCACAGAACTCAGGCTGAGACTGGTATAGCTGTGAGACCGAGAGAAAGAGAAATGTCTACCCCGCTGTTTCAAATGccacaatagccgcttttccacaatcgggccagggcaataaactggtAAGCCAGGGCCAATAACCTCGGACCTCAAACCGCGAATTCAAAgtcaatctgcattcccaccattgggccaatagccctgcagtgctgccctaaaacccgcccttaatattCCATCCTAGTGCCAATaacacacaccccgcccatttcacaagcaaaagggaAACTCAAGCTGGGGTATCAGaatctggagactagctagccctcaaaatgaacctgaacctgtaccgttgtgggTACACAACTTGGTGACAATATATTTAATCATGTATTAATTTTGCCAGATGCCGTCGATCTaacgttgcacattttcatcagcccaaattCATATTCAAAAGAGCCCTGATTTCATCTACTGACGAttttccattctctgttgatctactgaggtaagctggtagctagaaATGAGAAATTGGGAATCGAGTATCTTGGTACTGAAACCTCTGACCTGGCTCAGCTAAACTCTGCCTTTCACACTGACGCCACCTAAATCCCCAGTTGGCCCtagggtaatcggcgggccatAGGCTATTGGCCCTGATGAAGTCCTGAACAGGCATGATGATGCCCCAGatgtgacagtgggaacgcatctggccctggcacacactagcacacctcatttggcctgatagtggaaatgcggctaATGATGTCTTTTAGTAAAGGCCTGCTCACATCTCTTGCTCCTTGCTTGCCTTCTTTTATAAGCatcaaaaaaatttatattattgtGTTAAGTTGGAATGTTACaatatttgtttgctttttttgttaaCTATATGAGATCTCTCACCACTGCCTGGGCGAGTGTTTTCTGGACCAGGTTAACACAGCGCTGGTAGACAGGTTCACAGTATGGCAGAAAGCCACTCTGAAGGGCAGTGGCCACAGATGAGAGACACTTTAAGAGGAATAAACAAAGTATTACATATCTACAGGTCACCTATGATGATCTAATTTTAAATCACAATAATCAGGTACATACACTTTTATATTTAATTCTGGACAATTCTTCTacagtgtttttttccccaaacacAGCCCTTGTTTATAGTGTTTAGGTGTTGggtttttgtatttgtttatttgtgcaaagctatttaaattagttttagcTTAAGATTTTGTTTATTTACCTCTAACAGAGGAAAGAGGTCTTTATCTTCATCTTTTAGCTGGTTCCATTTTTGAATCAATGGAGGCATTAGCATTTGAATATATTCCTGCACACGGAGAAAAACCATGTGAAACAACACACATACAGCACCCTGCAGTCATACATGGGAGGGAAAGGATGTTAGATATCCGCAGTCAGTCttggtgtgtgtttgcatgtaacATTCTATGTCTATGTGTTTGAAAGAGGAAGATAGGTGCCATTTACacaagtgtttgtttgtttgtgaaatTACTGGTTTGTTAAGATGGTGGCCCACAGAGTCAGCCAGAGTGCCAATGGCATCATAGAGGATGAGCAGGTTCTTATGCTGGTATTTACTGAAAGCAAAGACCAATGTGTCCAAAATATAAGCAAGATATGGCACTAGCTCAGTGCACGCCTCCTCCTCAAGGGTAGCAAATGCACTGTGGAAAGTAGGGAGAGAATAAGAGATTAACGGGGTCataggggataaaaaataatctTGGTATATAGCGTATACAAACAGAGTAAAAAGAATTTGACAAAGGATGTGCCGACTTAGAAGAAACAGACATACATACTTAAGTGCTTCTATTAGCACAATATTATGACACATCCTCACCTGCAGGCAGCCTCTTGGACGCGCTTGTTGCTGTCCAGTATGCGTTTGAGCAGTTCAGTCATGAGGGGTTTGAGGTAGGTGTCGGGGGGCTGGCTCACCACCCAGTGTGCGTAACGGCTCAGAGTCCAGCAGGTGATGGAACGAACCAGTGCCTTCTTATCAGACAGGCACTGTACCAGATGAGGAATCAACTCAGGCAAGTATGGGATCATTCCCTGCATACAGCCTACAAGAAAAATCaaagatgtaaaagaaaatgttgtcattcactcaaataaaaaataaaaaaacacatgggTACGTTCAAGATTTTAAAGTCACTTTTTTTTATGCTAATGCTATGAGGCAATTAATGTGTTTGTAACTGTTGAATACCTTCAGCGATGGCTCCCAGTACAAGTATGCCAGACTCTTTGATAAGCCACTCTGGATGGAACAACAGTTCTTTCAGTAGAGGAAGAATGTGCAACAGCAGATCATCTCTGAAAACATTCGCCAGGACATCCAGTGCAGCTGCAGAACATTTCCCTACACACACCATAGAAAAATAATTATGACATACATTTCAAAAAAGTCAATTTAATTTTTCCACTGCTGCTGAAACCAAATACTATGTGTTTAATGGACCCTTTTCGCAGACCGTTGGGACACATTTCCGCCTTATTATGCAGTGTAAATCTAGTAaacttttttctattttaaatgttttaattattaagTGTTAacttataacattattctttgagCTATATTATCCTGGCATTTATAATAATAAGTCAATATTGCTGAGttggggtttcaaatacagctgctgaaggAGTGACGGTAAGTTTGTAatgtttctctcttctgactgccgtaATCCACTACTTTCTATTTTtccctcttttggaaagtcatggaaatgtaatagtggattttttctttagCTGTTGAGAATTCATTCCAAAgtcggaaatgtgaaaagggtccattacttGTAGATGCTTGATGGTCTTAAGAATCAGGCATATGTTGCTGTTCAGTTAGTAGACttaaaacccggaagagaattagcattttaaaaccatggtaataagTGGTAACAAGTTGCTACATTAGGACTACAATGCTTCTCCCATTTACCCATGGCGAACTAGCCATCCGAGATGGCCTACAAATTGGCGTCATGCCTGAATAGCTCAATTTAGAATTTTATTTCAGACTCCAGGGCTATGATGGATTTTAAACAGCACACAGAGTCAATGACTTGGTTTTGTCATTTGTCTCTGTGAAACTGTTCTGCACAGTTTCTTACTTAAATTCCAATCTGAGATAGTTTCATCATCATCCAAATCATCgtcatcatcctcctcctcctcaatggagtctccaccctcatgttgttgagCAACTGTGCGTGAGCGATGGAACCTTGGACGAATGTCCTGCTCGTTGTCTGGGATGGCTTCATCCTCCTCAACATCACCCTGCAAATCAATTATTAATGGCATTCATAATGTTCTTGACATTTTAAGATTAGAAGTATTTTGAAAGCCTGTTTGGCATGGCAGTGACAACATAGAAATAAATGAGAGCGTATGCATATAAAAGTAACCGAATGAAAGAAACTGACCATCAGCAGGATTATGTCAATCTCAGAGTATTTCATTCCATTGACAAGGACGGGTGTCAGCCTGCAAAAAAAGAGAACAGACTAATCCTGATAATCTGATCATTTAATCTGCATTAAATAAGCAGTTATGTCCTGCCATTGCAGAACTGTGTTAATTGAATTTGGACATGGATTTTTGTTATTTGGAGCTATTCAAGTTTCTCAAATCAAAAAGACACTGTGTGTTGGTGAGTGTGCTCACTTGGGCAGGTGTCCAGACAGAACCTCCTTACACACAGGTTGCTCAGCGAGTGTGAGCCAGAACTCACAAGCCTCCAGAGCTACATTCTCATCCTGGTCCAATGTCCTCTGCAACATGTACTGAGAAATGAAGGATTTAAGATCAGTCAAACATGAAGACATTTCttcaagacatacagtatataacattttCACCAAACAAGTCCACAAGAGGCTGCTGTTCCCTCAACTTGCCTGTCTAGTTTAGGATAGGAGCactatttacatttacaaaacaTTTGTAATTGTTATATAGAAATAATCATTTATGCAAACAGTTAATTACTAGGGAAGTCAAGGTACTCATAGAGCACATTAATATAGCATACAGTATTAATAGACTAAGACATGGATATGTATTTGATGGTTGTATAATAGTTTAGGTTATCATGAGCGGTTGCAGGGGGCATGGTCTAACCTCAATGATGTTGTGCATTTGAGGAAGGAGACGGTCTAGTCGGACTTCTAAAAGCATGACTAAAGCCCTGCACACATTCTTCCTCACTTCTGGCTCCTCATCACCAGCCAGTGCAAAAAGGTTCTGAGGCACACAGacagaaaaatacaataaaaacatgaCATCATTCCTGATAACTACTAAATGGGCACGTACATACTAcaaagttttgggagtgacaaccgcatttaacTTTTCATTCCATGTGTGTAATACAGAAGTTATTCCCGCAAATACGATAATTGACTAGTGAAAACCATAGCAACGCTGCAGCGTTTTGCACCAGTGAACGAGAAACATTATACATGGTTTAACCCGTTTTGTGTTTGCTatttttgagcaaagagattatTCACCAGAGATGTTTTATCATCTGGCAATGTTTAGTTAGCTGCCACTGACAGAATCGCCGTGTTTGATTTATGCACTAAGCGGCTGCTGTTAAACAGCCGTGTGAGCTTTCTCTGGACAGTGATAGTTACCCCGAGACCACAATGCTGATGAGAGAAactacagtggagagagagactggaatatttaaatgaatgaagACACATACCTCTGTTTGCGTGATTTACAACCAGGAGAAGACAGACACATCTCACATTCGCTATCGATTACGTCtttaacaactagttgttcagttcgATTCTGTACACACTACGTGGAATGTAtgaaaatgcggttgtcactacctgaatttttttGGGAGCTAATTCTGTTgaagaatgtggttgtcactccagGACTAACAGGCCTATAACTGAATATCCAAAACTGGattcacaaaaataaatcaaatatacataaacatttaaaaatgtggcaAAAGTCAGTGTACCTCAATGAAGGGATCTATGTGCAGCATCAAGGCTTGTGTTCTACTGATGATGAACTGATTCACACAGGCAATGGCATGAGATCTACAATAGATAACAATCACAGCACATATAAAACTGTTAAGCAAACCATACTCTAATTAGTTCAGAAAACAAGTCCAACATGCTTAGAAACAACTAACTTTGAGTGTTCAGAGGAAGAATTCTGGAAAACAAATAATAGCTGAAAATAGTTCAACCATTTTAAGAATTCAGAACAAAATTTTCAACCAGTCAGCCAAACTAGGGTACAAAATGTGCTATACTCGCTGTGTTTAAGTAACATGATATAATTTTTTGGGTTATATCTGAGTGATACATCATCTCACAAAGGGCAGTGATGTTCCTGTGAGCAGCAGTGGTTTCCAACAGCTGTCCTCTGCCAGGGAACGCAGGTTTGTCCTACCTGATCTTGGGGCTGCTGTGCTTAAAGAACTGCAGGAACTTTGGGATCATCACATTGAGCGGACGGTCCAGCATGTCGCTGTCCAGGATCTCGGCAGAGTCTTCACAGATCTTTTGCAGAGCTCCAAAAGCCCCCTAAAAGAGAAACACAACAGGAATTGAACACAGACTATAAAAATTTCCTCTTCCTTATttagtggggggaaaaaaaccttCAAGGGACAGTATAGCTCATGCAGCAATAACATGGAAGCATTACGCTATATACATAGAATACAggacattcattaaaaaaaaaggcacataatttaaaaaatgaaagagGCCATTCA
Encoded proteins:
- the LOC127417302 gene encoding transportin-1 isoform X2 — its product is MLDRPLNVMIPKFLQFFKHSSPKIRSHAIACVNQFIISRTQALMLHIDPFIENLFALAGDEEPEVRKNVCRALVMLLEVRLDRLLPQMHNIIEYMLQRTLDQDENVALEACEFWLTLAEQPVCKEVLSGHLPKLTPVLVNGMKYSEIDIILLMGDVEEDEAIPDNEQDIRPRFHRSRTVAQQHEGGDSIEEEEDDDDDLDDDETISDWNLRKCSAAALDVLANVFRDDLLLHILPLLKELLFHPEWLIKESGILVLGAIAEGCMQGMIPYLPELIPHLVQCLSDKKALVRSITCWTLSRYAHWVVSQPPDTYLKPLMTELLKRILDSNKRVQEAACSAFATLEEEACTELVPYLAYILDTLVFAFSKYQHKNLLILYDAIGTLADSVGHHLNKPEYIQMLMPPLIQKWNQLKDEDKDLFPLLECLSSVATALQSGFLPYCEPVYQRCVNLVQKTLAQAVLYQSQPEFCEAPDKDFMIVALDLLSGLAEGLGGNIEQLVVRSNILTLMYQCMQDKMPEVRQSSFALLGDLTKACFQHVKPCIANFMPILGTNLNPELISVCNNATWAIGEVSIQMGSEMQPYVPLVLQQLVEIINRPNTPKTLLENTAITIGRLGYVCPQEVAPMLQQFIRPWCTSLRNIRDNEEKDSAFRGICTMITVNPGGVVQDFIFFCDAVASWMNPKDDLREMFYKILHGFKNQVGDENWKRFSDQFPLPLKERLAAFYGV
- the LOC127417302 gene encoding transportin-1 isoform X3 is translated as MECQWKPDEQGLQQILQLLKESQSPDTSTQRTVQQKLEQLNQYPDFNNYLIFVLTKLETEDEPTRSLSGLILKNNVKAHYQNFPNGVSDFIKNECLQNIGDSSPLIRATVGILITTIASKGELQNWPELLPELCLLLDSEDYNTCEGAFGALQKICEDSAEILDSDMLDRPLNVMIPKFLQFFKHSSPKIRSHAIACVNQFIISRTQALMLHIDPFIENLFALAGDEEPEVRKNVCRALVMLLEVRLDRLLPQMHNIIEYMLQRTLDQDENVALEACEFWLTLAEQPVCKEVLSGHLPKLTPVLVNGMKYSEIDIILLMGDVEEDEAIPDNEQDIRPRFHRSRTVAQQHEGGDSIEEEEDDDDDLDDDETISDWNLRKCSAAALDVLANVFRDDLLLHILPLLKELLFHPEWLIKESGILVLGAIAEGCMQGMIPYLPELIPHLVQCLSDKKALVRSITCWTLSRYAHWVVSQPPDTYLKPLMTELLKRILDSNKRVQEAACSAFATLEEEACTELVPYLAYILDTLVFAFSKYQHKNLLILYDAIGTLADSVGHHLNKPEYIQMLMPPLIQKWNQLKDEDKDLFPLLECLSSVATALQSGFLPYCEPVYQRCVNLVQKTLAQAVLYQSQPEFCEAPDKDFMIVALDLLSGLAEGLGGNIEQLVVRSNILTLMYQCMQRQL
- the LOC127417302 gene encoding transportin-1 isoform X1; the encoded protein is MECQWKPDEQGLQQILQLLKESQSPDTSTQRTVQQKLEQLNQYPDFNNYLIFVLTKLETEDEPTRSLSGLILKNNVKAHYQNFPNGVSDFIKNECLQNIGDSSPLIRATVGILITTIASKGELQNWPELLPELCLLLDSEDYNTCEGAFGALQKICEDSAEILDSDMLDRPLNVMIPKFLQFFKHSSPKIRSHAIACVNQFIISRTQALMLHIDPFIENLFALAGDEEPEVRKNVCRALVMLLEVRLDRLLPQMHNIIEYMLQRTLDQDENVALEACEFWLTLAEQPVCKEVLSGHLPKLTPVLVNGMKYSEIDIILLMGDVEEDEAIPDNEQDIRPRFHRSRTVAQQHEGGDSIEEEEDDDDDLDDDETISDWNLRKCSAAALDVLANVFRDDLLLHILPLLKELLFHPEWLIKESGILVLGAIAEGCMQGMIPYLPELIPHLVQCLSDKKALVRSITCWTLSRYAHWVVSQPPDTYLKPLMTELLKRILDSNKRVQEAACSAFATLEEEACTELVPYLAYILDTLVFAFSKYQHKNLLILYDAIGTLADSVGHHLNKPEYIQMLMPPLIQKWNQLKDEDKDLFPLLECLSSVATALQSGFLPYCEPVYQRCVNLVQKTLAQAVLYQSQPEFCEAPDKDFMIVALDLLSGLAEGLGGNIEQLVVRSNILTLMYQCMQDKMPEVRQSSFALLGDLTKACFQHVKPCIANFMPILGTNLNPELISVCNNATWAIGEVSIQMGSEMQPYVPLVLQQLVEIINRPNTPKTLLENTAITIGRLGYVCPQEVAPMLQQFIRPWCTSLRNIRDNEEKDSAFRGICTMITVNPGGVVQDFIFFCDAVASWMNPKDDLREMFYKILHGFKNQVGDENWKRFSDQFPLPLKERLAAFYGV